The window TTCAATGAGATGATTTCCTATGAAACCGGACCAGATGAGGGCAGCCATCCCTTATTTAAGAAGGAAGTGTTTTTCTTTAAGCTGCTTGGTTCAGCGGTATTATTCCTGGCGATTGCCATCCTGTTCCGCAGTCAGTCACCTGCGGCGGATCCGGCGAGGGAGCTTGTTTTAAAAGGATTCACAGAAGACTTCCAGTTTGCCACGGTCAGCCAGTGGTATGAAGATAAATTCGGCAAGCCGCTTGCCTTGCTTCCCCAGCCAACAAGTGATGAGCCAGTGCAGACTGACTTTGCCATGCCAGCCTCAGGAAAAATACTCGAAAACTTTGAAAAAAATGGCCAGGGTATCATGATTGGAACTGAAAAGGATGCCCCCGTAGAGTCCATCAAAGAGGGGCTCGTCAAGTTTGCCAGTGTTAAGGAGGGGCTTGGGAAAACTGTCATTGTTCAGCATGCTGATAACACCGAGTCCTGGTATGGAAATCTTGATTCAATTTCAGTTGGCCTTTATGATCACGTTGGGAAATCGAAGGAAATTGGCAGGGTAGGGCCAAGTGCCGATGAAACAAAAGGGGAGTTTTATTTTGCGATAAAAAAGAAAGAAGAGGGCTTCATCGATCCAATCAAGGTGATTTCATTTGAATAAAGCCGCATCACTGCTGGGGCTTGTCCATATCCATCCCCTGTTATGGCTCGCAGCAGCCCTGGCAGTCGTTACCGCCCACTTTCAAGAGCTATGTATGCTGCTGTTTATCATTTTCATTCATGAAATCGGCCATGCGTTTGCAGCAGCCATGTTTTCGTGGCGGATTAAGCGGATCACGCTGCTTCCATTTGGCGGGGTTGCGGAAATGGATGAGCATGGGAACCGGCCGCTCAAGGAAGAAACTATTGTCATTCTGGCCGGTCCAGTTCAGCATGTATGGATGATTGCAGCGGCTTATATTCTGCACAGCTCTGGGTTGATCCTCGATTCTACCTTTGAATTATTTCTCGAGTATAATATGATGATTCTCGTTTTCAATCTGCTTCCAATTTGGCCGCTTGATGGCGGAAAGCTGCTTTTCTTGGGATTGTCCCTTTGGAAACCTTTCCCCGAAGCGCATCGATGGGCTTTGATTGCTTCATTTGCAGCTCTTATCGTATTTACCCTTGGTATCCTGGTGATTGCTCCGCTGCATTTGAATAGCTGGATTATTGCTGGATTCCTTTACTTTACTTTATTCTTTGAATGGAAGCAGCGCCACTATGTGTTCATGCGTTTTTTGCTGGAGCGCTATTACGGAAAGAAAGATAGCAATCTTTCGGGATTACAGCTAATAAAAGCAAACGAAGGGGAACCGATCCTGGAGGTATTGGCAAAATTCCGGCGCGGGTTCAAGCATTCAATCGTCATTGACAGCGCTGCTGGAGAAAAAGGCATTCTTGATGAAAATGAAGTGCTTCATGCATGCTTTTCCGAGCATCGAATATCCGGAAAAATCGGAGACTTGTTTTTTGTATATTGATTGGAAAGGGTATTCCCGGGTTCCGCCTGGCGAATGCCTTTTTTGCGCTATCCCACATTAATTGGGCGGTAAGATCCCCTTCAAAATTCTTAATAAAAGAAAGGGTGGGAATTACTGTCCGTAAAAACCTGATTGGTTAAACTAACAATCAGTGGGATAAAAAATCCCCATTGATTAAAGTTTAACTTTATAATGAGTAGAGATTTAGAGAAGCGGGGTTTACTCATGAACCAATTAATTATTAATTACGGTGCCCGGGAAAAACGGGCCGCCTATTTAAAGGACGGCAAAGTGGAAAGAATCGAACTGAGCCGCGAAGACAGCCAAACTCTTGTTGGAAGTATTTTCCTGGGGATTGTCACCAAGGTGCTTCCAGGCATGAATGCTGCCTTTGTGGACATTGGAACCGGGAGGAACGCGTATCTGCATCGTGATGCTCTTGCCTCATTTGTCCAGTCGGATGAGCCTGCCGAAGCAAAAGCAAAAAAGTCGGTTTCATCGTATGTCAGCCAGGGTGAGCGGCTGCTCGTTCAGGTGGAAAAAGATCCGGTGGGAACTAAGGGTGCGAAGGTGACCGGGATCCTTGAATTTGGCGGCGCCCATCTTGTCTATATGCCCCAGGGAAAACAGGTGGCTGTTTCCAAGAAAATGGCTTCTTCAGAGAGGCGTGAGCAAATTAGGAACCTGGGCCGCGATGCCACGATTGATCCGGAAGGTGTTTTGTTCAGGACTTCCTCCGAGATAGTCAGCGATGAAGACCTCCTGGTTGAACTAGATCAGCTTCGCGAGGAAGCTTCTGTGCTTTTTCAAAAAGCAGCGGGATTAAAGAAGCCCTTCCTCCTTTCCTCGAGCGATCCTTTCCTTGAAAAAGTTCAGGAACTGCTGACTACAATCGAGGAAGGAGAAGTAATGGCTGACGACCTGGCATTCCTTGAAAAGCTGAAGGCTTTTGGAAAAGGCCTTTCATTTTCGTATTATTCAGGCAAACCGAATATATTTGATGCATACGGAACTGATAAAGAGCTTGATAAGCTGCTTCGAAGAGTGGTTTGGCTCGAAAATGGCGGCTATTTGCTTTTTGAAGAAACGGAAACATTGATCGCTATTGATGTGAATACAGGCAAGTTTTCCGGAAAAAACAACTTGCGGGAAACGGTCTTAAAAACAAACCTTATGGCAACGGAGGAAACCGCCAGGCAAATAAGGCTTCGCGACCTGGCTGGAATTATTCTGATTGATTTCATCGATATGAAGCAAGACCATGACCGTGAGCTCGTTGCTAAAAAGATGGAAGCGGAGCTGAAAAAGGATTGGCGGCGGACGAGGGTGGCCGGGTTTACGTCGCTCGGAATTCTCCAGATTACCAGAAGGCGTGTTGGAGAGTCTTTCGGAGAAACACTAACAGTAAAATGCCCTTCATGTGAAGGGACGGGAAGGGTGTCAAGCCCGGAAACTGTGGCGTTCAAGCTGGAACGCGAGCTGTGGGAATACCGCGGCAGCCTTGAGGATGCAGTCCTGATTGAGGCGACCGAGCAGGTAAGGTCAGTTTTTAGCGGGGAAGGAAATATCCACTTAAATAGGATTGAAAAGTCACTGGGTATGAAAATTATCTTTAGTGTTGCTGTTTCGCCGATTCATTTTTATAAAATCCTGCAGTTTGGTTCTGCGGATGAACTTAAGGAAAAAGCCCGTAAATTAGGTTGACACTACGTGCCAAGTTGTGATAGTATTTTCATGTTATGTTTGTAGCGCACCCGTGCTACAACCGCTCAGAACAGGTTTTCAAGATTTGCGGGAGCAAACGCCTGGGTTGGCGAGTCTTAGACTAAGAGGAGGTGCAAGTTCATGTACGCAATTATCGAAACAGGCGGTAAGCAAATCCGTGTAGAAGAAGGCCAAGCCATCTACATCGAAAAGCTGAACGCTGAAGCAGGCGAAACAGTTACATTTGATAAGGTTCTTTTCGTTGGTGGTGAAAATGTTAAGGTTGGCAGCCCGGTTGTTGAAGGCGCAACTGTTACAGCTACTGTTGAAAAGCAGGGCCGCGCAAAGAAAATCATCGTTTTCAAGCTCAAAGCGAAGAAAAACTACCGTAAAAAGCAAGGTCATCGTCAGCCATACACTAAAGTTGTAATCGGCAAAATCAACGCGTAAGGCGTGATTTGATGATAAATGTAGCGATTATTCGAAATGACACCGGCTCGATTGATTCGTTTTCAATCAGTGGCCATGCTTTTTTTGCAAAACGGGGCGAGGATATCGTCTGTGCGGGCGTTTCCGCAGTTTCTGTTGGTGCAATAAATGCCATCCACGAGATTACGGGAGTCGTTCCCGAAACAGAGATTGATTATGAAGAAGGTCTGCTCCGCTGTGTGATTCCGGGAAACCTCTCGGCGC is drawn from Bacillus sp. FJAT-18017 and contains these coding sequences:
- a CDS encoding ribosomal-processing cysteine protease Prp, encoding MINVAIIRNDTGSIDSFSISGHAFFAKRGEDIVCAGVSAVSVGAINAIHEITGVVPETEIDYEEGLLRCVIPGNLSAQEQAKIQILLEGMYYSLKTIEEEYGKHIRITFKNQEVE
- a CDS encoding M50 family metallopeptidase; amino-acid sequence: MNKAASLLGLVHIHPLLWLAAALAVVTAHFQELCMLLFIIFIHEIGHAFAAAMFSWRIKRITLLPFGGVAEMDEHGNRPLKEETIVILAGPVQHVWMIAAAYILHSSGLILDSTFELFLEYNMMILVFNLLPIWPLDGGKLLFLGLSLWKPFPEAHRWALIASFAALIVFTLGILVIAPLHLNSWIIAGFLYFTLFFEWKQRHYVFMRFLLERYYGKKDSNLSGLQLIKANEGEPILEVLAKFRRGFKHSIVIDSAAGEKGILDENEVLHACFSEHRISGKIGDLFFVY
- a CDS encoding M23 family metallopeptidase; protein product: MQPSKEEIRRRIAQRKKERSRRTSNKLPERPGKTPVPGWLQDDENYRFNEMISYETGPDEGSHPLFKKEVFFFKLLGSAVLFLAIAILFRSQSPAADPARELVLKGFTEDFQFATVSQWYEDKFGKPLALLPQPTSDEPVQTDFAMPASGKILENFEKNGQGIMIGTEKDAPVESIKEGLVKFASVKEGLGKTVIVQHADNTESWYGNLDSISVGLYDHVGKSKEIGRVGPSADETKGEFYFAIKKKEEGFIDPIKVISFE
- a CDS encoding Rne/Rng family ribonuclease, with the translated sequence MNQLIINYGAREKRAAYLKDGKVERIELSREDSQTLVGSIFLGIVTKVLPGMNAAFVDIGTGRNAYLHRDALASFVQSDEPAEAKAKKSVSSYVSQGERLLVQVEKDPVGTKGAKVTGILEFGGAHLVYMPQGKQVAVSKKMASSERREQIRNLGRDATIDPEGVLFRTSSEIVSDEDLLVELDQLREEASVLFQKAAGLKKPFLLSSSDPFLEKVQELLTTIEEGEVMADDLAFLEKLKAFGKGLSFSYYSGKPNIFDAYGTDKELDKLLRRVVWLENGGYLLFEETETLIAIDVNTGKFSGKNNLRETVLKTNLMATEETARQIRLRDLAGIILIDFIDMKQDHDRELVAKKMEAELKKDWRRTRVAGFTSLGILQITRRRVGESFGETLTVKCPSCEGTGRVSSPETVAFKLERELWEYRGSLEDAVLIEATEQVRSVFSGEGNIHLNRIEKSLGMKIIFSVAVSPIHFYKILQFGSADELKEKARKLG
- the rplU gene encoding 50S ribosomal protein L21, with product MYAIIETGGKQIRVEEGQAIYIEKLNAEAGETVTFDKVLFVGGENVKVGSPVVEGATVTATVEKQGRAKKIIVFKLKAKKNYRKKQGHRQPYTKVVIGKINA